In a genomic window of Rhinolophus ferrumequinum isolate MPI-CBG mRhiFer1 chromosome 2, mRhiFer1_v1.p, whole genome shotgun sequence:
- the CPOX gene encoding oxygen-dependent coproporphyrinogen-III oxidase, mitochondrial — protein sequence MALHLGRLSASPCWRAARSGCGELRLWSRRCAAGRICRPPGTAGTEQSRGLGHSTTAGGGPRLGTGLAAALAGLAGLAAAAFGHVERAEMVPKSSGARSPSPGRPEEEEDELARRCSCFMASPVTDLRELRRRPGDMRTKMELLILETQAQVCQALAQVDGGARFSVDRWERKEGGGGISCVLQDGHVFEKAGVSVSVVYGNLSEEAAKQMRSRGKNLKAKDGKLPFCAMGVSSVIHPKNPHAPTVHFNYRYFEVEEADGNKQWWFGGGCDLTPTYLNREDAIHFHRTLKEACDRHGPDFYPKFKKWCDDYFFIAHRGERRGIGGIFFDDLDSPSKEEVFHFVQSCAQAIVPSYIPLVKKHCDDSFTPQEKLWQQLRRGRYVEFNLLYDRGTKFGLFTPGSRIESILMSLPLTARWEYMHSPSENSKEAEILDVLRHPRDWVH from the exons ATGGCATTGCACCTGGGCAGGCTGAGCGCGAGCCCCTGCTGGCGCGCGGCACGGAGCGGCTGCGGAGAGCTGCGCCTTTGGTCCCGTCGCTGCGCGGCTGGACGCATCTGCCGGCCCCCTGGCACGGCTGGCACGGAGCAGAGCCGCGGGCTGGGGCACAGCACGACGGCGGGAGGCGGGCCCCGGCTGGGGACGGGGCTGGCCGCGGCGCTGGCGGGGCTGGCGGGGCTGGCCGCCGCCGCCTTCGGGCACGTAGAGCGGGCGGAGATGGTGCCCAAGAGCTCGGGGGCGCGGAGCCCCTCGCCGGGGAggccggaggaggaggaggacgagctGGCCCGCCGCTGCAGCTGCTTCATGGCCTCGCCTGTGACCGACCTGCGCGAGCTGCGGAGGAGGCCGGGCGACATGAGGACTAAGATGGAGCTACTGATCCTGGAGACCCAGGCCCAGGTGTGCCAGGCGCTGGCGCAGGTTGATGGGGGTGCCCGCTTCTCTGTGGACCggtgggaaagaaaggaag GAGGTGGTGGCATCAGCTGTGTACTTCAAGATGGGCATGTTTTTGAAAAGGCCGGGGTGAGCGTTTCTGTCGTTTATGGAAATCTTTCTGAGGAAGCAGCAAAGCAGAtgagaagcagaggaaaaaatcTAAAAGCTAAAGATG GTAAATTGCCGTTCTGTGCTATGGGCGTGAGCTCTGTTATCCACCCCAAGAATCCTCATGCTCCTACTGTGCATTTCAACTACAGATACTTTGAAGTAGAAGAAGCTGATG GTAATAAGCAGTGGTGGTTTGGTGGTGGATGTGACCTTACTCCAACGTACTTGAACCGAGAGGATGCCATCCATTTTCACAGAACTCTAAAGGAGGCTTGTGACCGGCATGGTCCAGATTTCTACCCCAAATTCAAAAAATG GTGTGATGATTACTTTTTTATAGCCCATCGTGGGGAGCGGAGGGGCATTGGGGGCATcttttttgatgaccttgactcTCCATCCAAGGAGGAGGTGTTCCACTTTGTGCAGAGCTGTGCCCAGGCCATCGTTCCTTCTTATATTCCCCTTGTGAAAAAGCACTGTGATGACTCATTCACCCCCCAGGAGAAGCTGTGGCAGCAGCTCCGGAGAGGACG GTATGTAGAATTTAACCTGCTGTATGATCGGGGTACAAAGTTTGGCCTCTTCACTCCAGGATCCAGGATTGAAAGCATCTTGATGTCTTTGCCTCTCACTGCTCG ATGGGAGTACATGCATTCACCCTCAGAGAACTCCAAAGAAGCTGAAATTCTGGACGTTCTACGCCATCCAAGGGACTGGGTGCATTGA